A genomic stretch from Thermoanaerobaculia bacterium includes:
- a CDS encoding GNAT family N-acetyltransferase produces the protein MDPVPNPDNLQIRESNPSDIPSLVSLFKDIFGVETSVEHWMWKYGSSEMTSISLIAEWDGAPVAHFGGQIFKGYYKRQPVSLSAVTDIMTHPRVRHFTRQRAPLTQLGKLYIHMARERNVAFLYGFPGLSSRRFGERFLGYRPACRVPVYQWNLQPSSESLSVVNDIASLSSGMGPAITCGVVRSRAYLQWRYSDRPGHDYRSVRGFNSECIVKYLPGKILVMDCNYSSCSELASLLRSIPFSSSESSFPRAEAWFPQTLKNELKKWMDLDEIASPYVLEYRPISLNPDARWLAGNFFFSMGDYDVE, from the coding sequence ATGGACCCGGTCCCGAATCCGGACAACCTGCAAATTCGAGAGTCCAATCCATCGGATATCCCTTCCCTGGTAAGTCTTTTTAAAGATATTTTCGGTGTTGAGACCAGTGTGGAACACTGGATGTGGAAGTATGGAAGTTCAGAGATGACATCCATTTCTCTGATCGCCGAATGGGATGGAGCCCCCGTTGCCCATTTCGGAGGCCAGATATTCAAGGGTTACTATAAACGTCAACCTGTTTCACTTTCTGCCGTTACCGATATCATGACGCATCCCCGGGTCCGGCATTTTACTCGTCAGCGAGCGCCTCTGACACAACTGGGAAAGCTTTACATCCATATGGCCCGGGAAAGAAATGTCGCATTTCTCTATGGATTTCCAGGGTTGTCAAGTCGAAGATTCGGAGAAAGGTTTCTCGGTTATCGGCCAGCTTGCAGGGTCCCGGTCTATCAATGGAATCTTCAACCATCTTCCGAGTCTCTTTCTGTCGTAAATGACATTGCCTCTCTTTCCTCAGGAATGGGACCCGCGATAACGTGTGGTGTTGTGCGATCCAGAGCCTATCTTCAATGGAGGTACTCCGATCGGCCCGGGCATGATTACCGCAGTGTCCGGGGTTTCAATAGTGAATGCATCGTGAAATATCTTCCAGGTAAAATTCTTGTAATGGACTGTAACTACTCTTCCTGTTCGGAACTTGCGTCCCTTTTAAGATCGATACCTTTTTCCAGTTCGGAATCCTCCTTCCCGCGAGCCGAAGCATGGTTCCCGCAAACCCTGAAAAATGAATTGAAAAAATGGATGGATCTCGATGAGATTGCATCACCCTATGTGTTGGAATATCGTCCCATATCTCTGAATCCCGATGCACGCTGGCTTGCCGGGAATTTTTTCTTCTCCATGGGTGATTATGATGTGGAGTAA
- a CDS encoding DUF1844 domain-containing protein codes for MKVVDKRVFTQDGELRAEEHPEENENQTAPSEEAIAQEQKDSSEEKPSASFPPKPDFSSFVMGLYTSAAIQMGLMTLPNETIEPDLTMAKQTIDLLELIRDKTHGNLTDTEQKLIDDLLAELQIAFVHKWQKQ; via the coding sequence GTGAAAGTTGTCGATAAGCGAGTTTTTACGCAGGATGGAGAGTTACGTGCTGAGGAACATCCTGAGGAGAATGAGAATCAAACAGCCCCGTCAGAAGAAGCCATTGCGCAGGAGCAGAAGGATTCTTCTGAGGAAAAGCCTTCGGCATCTTTCCCACCCAAACCCGATTTTTCCTCTTTTGTTATGGGACTTTACACTTCTGCTGCCATTCAGATGGGACTGATGACCCTTCCGAATGAAACCATAGAACCCGATCTCACCATGGCAAAACAGACAATCGACCTTCTGGAGCTGATTCGGGATAAGACCCATGGAAATCTAACGGACACCGAGCAGAAGCTCATCGATGATCTGCTGGCTGAATTGCAGATTGCATTCGTGCACAAATGGCAAAAACAATAA
- the gatD gene encoding Glu-tRNA(Gln) amidotransferase subunit GatD encodes MNDEQYKGYRGRTREVLERFGARVWGDVELESDGCTFHGIILPRSETADADHVVLKLHSGYNVGVHADRIRDIREVGYKKAHYQIPESEFPRDDSKPDVTLLGTGGTIASRLDYTTGAVIPAFSPGELYGAVPELADIANLTTRKLFGIFSEDMGPHQWKTLAAEIGVEFEKGASGIVIGHGTDTMHYTAAILSFMVQDPPGPIVLVGSQRSSDRPSSDAARNLINAVHTAAYSDIAEVMVCMFGPTSDEFDLLHRGTRVRKMHSSTRSTFRTLSARPLATVSPGKIRTIEENYRTRDMARKPRINPAFEEKVSLVTYYPNMKGDIIDALVDNGYKGIIIGGTGLGHVNRLLFPSIRNAVQRGVHVYMTVQTLWGYVHMNVYDTGRYLLDLGVIPAGNMLPEVAYVKLGWALGQSSDPEEVRKIMLTSISHEITEREPYDGYIVLQGGLPEVDEFLKGHLL; translated from the coding sequence ATGAACGATGAACAGTACAAAGGATATCGAGGGCGAACGCGTGAGGTCCTGGAGCGCTTTGGCGCCCGCGTCTGGGGAGATGTGGAACTGGAATCCGACGGGTGCACGTTTCATGGGATTATTCTTCCTCGAAGTGAGACGGCTGATGCGGATCACGTTGTCCTGAAACTCCACAGCGGGTATAACGTGGGCGTTCATGCGGACCGGATCAGGGATATCCGAGAGGTTGGATACAAAAAGGCCCATTATCAGATCCCGGAATCGGAATTCCCCAGGGATGACTCCAAACCGGATGTCACACTCCTCGGGACGGGGGGCACGATCGCATCACGGCTGGATTACACGACCGGGGCGGTCATACCGGCCTTCTCTCCGGGTGAGCTTTACGGCGCCGTGCCGGAGCTTGCGGATATTGCCAATCTGACCACACGGAAACTCTTCGGTATCTTTTCCGAAGATATGGGTCCTCACCAGTGGAAAACACTGGCCGCGGAGATTGGCGTTGAATTTGAAAAAGGGGCATCGGGGATCGTGATCGGACACGGAACCGATACGATGCACTATACCGCGGCCATCCTTTCCTTTATGGTTCAGGATCCTCCGGGGCCCATTGTTCTGGTCGGTTCTCAACGTTCATCGGATCGACCTTCTTCGGATGCAGCACGGAATTTGATTAACGCGGTCCATACCGCGGCCTATAGCGATATCGCTGAAGTCATGGTCTGTATGTTCGGCCCGACATCGGATGAGTTCGACCTCCTGCATCGGGGAACAAGGGTCAGAAAGATGCACTCTTCCACGCGCTCTACCTTTCGAACCCTCTCCGCACGCCCTCTTGCCACGGTTTCTCCAGGAAAGATCCGCACAATTGAAGAGAATTACCGGACCCGGGACATGGCCCGGAAGCCCAGAATTAACCCGGCCTTTGAAGAAAAGGTATCGCTGGTAACCTACTACCCCAATATGAAGGGCGACATCATTGATGCACTGGTCGATAACGGTTATAAGGGGATTATCATCGGGGGCACGGGCCTGGGACACGTGAATCGCCTCCTCTTTCCCTCCATCCGCAATGCCGTACAGCGCGGGGTTCATGTATACATGACCGTGCAGACGCTTTGGGGATATGTCCACATGAATGTGTATGATACGGGGCGCTACCTCCTCGACCTTGGCGTGATTCCTGCAGGAAACATGCTCCCTGAAGTTGCTTATGTGAAGCTGGGATGGGCGCTGGGTCAATCCAGTGATCCGGAAGAAGTACGCAAAATCATGTTGACGTCCATTTCCCATGAAATCACGGAAAGGGAACCCTATGACGGGTACATTGTTCTCCAGGGCGGTTTGCCGGAGGTCGATGAATTTCTCAAGGGACACCTTCTCTAG
- a CDS encoding choice-of-anchor D domain-containing protein — MKTRLLFALWIVCALTAHGQVLAPASDGHILRNETYQFTLGTGDPTGVTGLTYFAYFRDLYVGGENSFTYDFDPNDGISTHYNRELRSILEFNISSLNLTPGSFTAYLDLATDDNFYPVAPYTLQVKAANLAHGQEDGSLTQSDYSALDGDLDTQTVDGQNFPQNYSFNITAGLNDDLTGGGTYSGFILYSDALNGNEISFVSSYEQSQGGGSGPQLRIVGVQPDISVNVGPCQATLIGSTYAVPVEVTNAGSADLVVDEVFELQDSGNVYALDLSGFLTTLPSGESSSFAILFSPVSEGSFSGSFRITSNDPDESTYTFALNCLGISTPQPDIDVSSDPCTDTPVGGSSAIDVLVENSGTADLIISGVTESEDSFSAFTLDLDGFQNTISSGTSSTFKVRFNPITTGEQSAAYQISSNDPDQPVVTITVSCKAYASGQNPGIEVNPVPVVISGVKAGTSGNKIVTLKNTGEGTLTISSIDLSGSSSLTLDASATKMELLNGEQTTLMIQYSPTLPGYDESVLSIASNDPENSNLDVLVYGTATLNGVSAGEVTTGEAARDIMVPACALLPGAFGSFFVTDVKLHNTGNSAVQVAVYFLASAQDNRQALRGDLSLNQRQTMGIRNILGSLFGLEDNSFGALLFIPSGPGLRVTSRTYNLAEKGTYGQNIPGEYRSDALVPGKETYFPGLTKSSTTRSNVGFANVGSESAAIVINLYNASGDPLVENFPVELLPYSHKQFDVFSSTGASSTDNAFAVITVSSGSVFGYASILDNDTSDPIYVPLK; from the coding sequence ATGAAAACGCGTTTACTCTTTGCTCTATGGATCGTTTGTGCTCTTACAGCGCATGGCCAGGTTCTCGCTCCCGCCTCCGACGGTCACATCCTTCGTAACGAAACCTACCAATTCACGCTGGGTACGGGTGATCCGACCGGAGTTACGGGATTGACCTATTTTGCTTATTTTCGAGACCTCTATGTGGGAGGAGAAAATTCCTTCACCTATGATTTTGATCCCAATGACGGGATTTCCACCCATTACAACCGCGAGCTTCGATCGATTCTCGAGTTCAACATTTCCAGCCTGAATCTTACTCCGGGATCCTTTACCGCCTATCTCGATCTTGCCACAGATGATAACTTTTACCCTGTCGCGCCCTATACCCTTCAGGTCAAAGCCGCCAATCTGGCTCACGGCCAGGAAGACGGATCGCTGACGCAATCCGACTATAGCGCCCTGGACGGGGATCTGGATACTCAGACCGTAGATGGTCAGAACTTTCCTCAGAATTACTCCTTCAATATTACGGCAGGGCTGAATGATGATCTCACGGGAGGGGGAACCTATTCCGGTTTTATCCTCTATTCCGATGCGCTCAACGGCAACGAAATCAGCTTTGTCTCCTCCTACGAACAATCTCAGGGAGGCGGAAGCGGTCCGCAGCTGCGCATCGTTGGAGTCCAACCCGACATCTCGGTTAATGTAGGTCCCTGTCAGGCCACGCTCATCGGCTCCACCTATGCAGTCCCCGTAGAGGTTACCAATGCGGGGTCGGCCGATCTCGTTGTCGATGAAGTCTTTGAGTTACAGGATTCGGGAAATGTTTACGCCCTCGATCTTTCCGGATTTCTCACAACTCTGCCCTCCGGTGAATCATCGAGCTTTGCCATCCTCTTTTCGCCGGTTTCCGAGGGATCCTTCTCCGGATCTTTCCGGATCACTTCCAATGATCCCGATGAATCCACCTACACCTTTGCCCTGAATTGCCTCGGAATTTCGACACCGCAGCCCGATATTGACGTGTCGTCCGATCCCTGTACCGATACACCGGTCGGGGGATCCTCAGCCATTGATGTGCTCGTTGAGAATTCAGGAACCGCAGATCTGATTATTTCAGGTGTTACCGAGTCAGAGGATTCTTTTTCCGCTTTCACTCTGGATCTCGATGGTTTCCAGAACACGATTTCCTCAGGAACATCTTCTACTTTCAAGGTCCGTTTCAACCCCATCACCACAGGGGAACAATCCGCGGCCTATCAAATAAGCTCAAACGATCCCGATCAACCGGTTGTCACCATTACGGTTTCCTGTAAGGCTTATGCCTCCGGACAGAATCCGGGTATCGAGGTCAACCCGGTTCCCGTGGTCATCAGCGGTGTAAAGGCGGGGACTTCAGGAAATAAGATTGTAACCCTGAAGAATACCGGCGAAGGGACATTGACGATTTCCTCGATCGATCTTTCGGGATCATCCTCTCTCACCCTGGATGCATCGGCAACCAAGATGGAGCTCTTAAACGGCGAGCAGACTACGTTGATGATCCAGTATAGCCCGACGCTTCCTGGATACGATGAATCGGTCCTCTCGATTGCAAGCAATGATCCTGAGAACTCGAATCTGGATGTGCTGGTCTATGGCACAGCAACGCTAAATGGCGTTTCAGCGGGAGAGGTGACAACGGGAGAGGCGGCCCGGGATATCATGGTGCCCGCCTGCGCATTGCTGCCCGGCGCCTTTGGCTCATTTTTCGTCACCGATGTGAAGCTCCACAATACCGGAAACAGCGCGGTTCAGGTTGCGGTCTATTTTCTGGCCTCCGCTCAGGATAACCGTCAGGCCCTCCGGGGCGATCTGAGCCTGAATCAGCGACAGACGATGGGGATACGAAATATCCTCGGTTCTCTTTTCGGACTGGAAGACAACAGTTTCGGAGCTCTTCTCTTCATTCCCTCCGGGCCGGGACTCCGTGTCACTTCGAGAACCTATAACCTGGCGGAAAAGGGTACCTACGGCCAGAATATTCCAGGAGAGTACCGTTCAGACGCTCTCGTTCCGGGGAAGGAAACCTACTTTCCAGGCTTGACAAAGTCTTCCACAACGAGAAGCAATGTTGGATTTGCCAACGTCGGAAGTGAATCTGCCGCGATTGTAATCAACCTTTATAATGCCAGCGGTGATCCTCTGGTTGAGAATTTCCCGGTAGAGCTTCTTCCCTATTCACACAAACAGTTCGATGTGTTTTCCAGCACCGGTGCCTCGTCTACGGATAACGCATTTGCGGTGATCACGGTTTCTTCAGGAAGCGTTTTCGGATATGCGTCGATTCTGGATAATGACACTTCGGATCCCATTTACGTGCCGTTAAAGTAG
- the gatE gene encoding Glu-tRNA(Gln) amidotransferase subunit GatE, with product MKTFTIHDPSFYHRLGFKCGLEVHYQLATEKKLFCNCPAVIRNDKPDATILRHMRPTLSELGEYDGTALMEFKTKKNVTYQLYRDTVCTYEMDDTPPFPINTQALEYALTVATMLGMNVVDEFHISRKQYLDGSIPTGFQRTGIIALGGALSLRSGKKIRLSHLCLEEDACREISDRGHEVIFRTDRLSFPLVEVITEPDISDPYELVETSWRISELLRATGKVRRGIGTVRQDVNVSIKGGRRIEIKGVPRIPLFPRLVHSEAIRQFNLLDIKKELRARGITADNLKTISKSLTRTLKHTRIPVLRAALDRGDDVRGICLCGFAGLLNHELQPGVPFSRDFSGRVRVIACLDEPPILFHTDDRDHLPLSEEEWKGLRETFEMKSTDVVVIVWGPEIDTKTAVEEIRIRACEACDEIPPETRQALRDGTTDFERILPGPDRMYPDTDSAPVAIPRGKVEAVRSALPPDPARQEESLIKAGLSEEFAGRFVRMAEPEYVEAALSDPGVARFLAAMCVNHFPSLRREGLDPSRIPLQTLIDLASLCTDELFPPSRIRFALQQICLNPAMGPQDFLVTLPDPEEIRNKLRESGNSRRSLDPEPRKRAIMGEVMRAYGCRVPGTILSRLYEEINHHER from the coding sequence GTGAAAACCTTCACAATCCATGACCCATCCTTCTACCATCGGCTCGGCTTCAAATGCGGACTGGAAGTCCACTACCAGCTTGCAACGGAGAAAAAGCTCTTCTGCAACTGTCCGGCCGTGATTCGCAACGACAAACCCGATGCAACCATTCTGCGCCACATGAGACCCACGCTTTCGGAACTGGGTGAATATGACGGCACGGCTCTGATGGAGTTCAAGACTAAGAAAAACGTCACTTACCAGCTGTACAGGGACACAGTCTGCACCTACGAAATGGATGACACACCTCCATTCCCCATTAATACGCAGGCCCTCGAGTACGCGCTTACCGTTGCGACGATGCTGGGAATGAATGTGGTTGATGAATTTCATATTTCCCGAAAACAGTACCTGGACGGCTCGATTCCGACCGGGTTTCAACGGACAGGCATTATTGCCCTGGGGGGGGCTCTCTCCCTTCGTTCGGGAAAGAAGATCCGGCTTTCCCACCTGTGCCTCGAAGAGGATGCATGCAGAGAAATTTCCGATCGGGGTCACGAGGTCATATTCAGAACCGACAGGCTGTCTTTTCCCCTGGTAGAAGTGATCACGGAACCCGATATCTCCGATCCTTATGAACTGGTGGAAACATCCTGGAGGATTTCGGAACTTCTCCGGGCGACCGGCAAAGTCCGCAGGGGCATTGGAACGGTTCGGCAGGATGTGAATGTGAGCATTAAGGGGGGCAGACGGATCGAGATCAAGGGTGTTCCACGGATTCCTCTCTTTCCCCGCCTCGTTCACTCGGAAGCCATTCGTCAGTTCAATCTGCTGGATATCAAAAAAGAGCTTCGTGCACGTGGCATCACGGCGGACAACCTTAAAACGATCAGTAAATCCCTGACCCGCACTTTGAAACATACCCGGATTCCTGTTCTGCGGGCGGCGCTGGACAGGGGAGATGATGTGCGGGGAATCTGCCTGTGCGGCTTTGCAGGCTTATTGAATCACGAGTTACAGCCCGGAGTGCCCTTCAGCCGGGATTTTTCGGGACGGGTCCGTGTCATAGCCTGCCTGGATGAACCTCCGATCCTTTTCCATACAGATGACCGGGATCACCTTCCCCTGAGCGAGGAAGAATGGAAGGGGCTCCGGGAAACCTTTGAGATGAAATCGACGGATGTGGTGGTCATTGTCTGGGGGCCGGAGATTGACACGAAAACTGCCGTTGAAGAAATTCGCATTCGGGCCTGTGAAGCCTGCGATGAAATTCCTCCGGAAACACGGCAGGCGCTAAGGGATGGGACAACGGATTTTGAGCGTATCCTGCCGGGACCGGACAGAATGTATCCTGACACGGACAGTGCGCCTGTTGCGATTCCCCGTGGGAAGGTGGAAGCCGTTCGCAGTGCGCTTCCTCCGGATCCTGCACGACAGGAAGAATCTTTGATTAAAGCCGGTTTGAGTGAAGAATTCGCAGGTCGATTTGTGAGAATGGCAGAACCGGAGTATGTCGAGGCTGCCCTTTCTGACCCCGGAGTCGCCCGATTTCTGGCAGCCATGTGCGTGAATCACTTTCCCTCCCTGCGAAGGGAAGGACTCGACCCTTCCCGGATTCCTTTGCAGACTCTCATCGATCTGGCGTCTCTCTGCACCGACGAACTCTTTCCTCCCTCCCGGATTCGGTTTGCACTGCAGCAGATCTGCCTGAATCCAGCGATGGGCCCACAGGATTTTCTTGTGACTCTGCCCGACCCGGAAGAGATCCGGAATAAACTTCGTGAATCGGGGAACTCCCGCCGCTCCCTCGATCCGGAACCAAGGAAGCGGGCGATCATGGGAGAGGTGATGAGAGCCTACGGCTGCAGGGTACCGGGAACGATTTTGTCCCGCCTCTATGAGGAGATAAACCACCATGAACGATGA
- a CDS encoding glycosyltransferase encodes MPQKEMVFVAPFPPHGGGISYYSATALQHLQDHLSIYPLGFSSVFPGRKFKSRNEAPPFEIPRPLTGYFPWTWSLSSLPDSIHPGVLLLPSWTVWLVPCFRAVMASFSYRWPSARKLIWCHNVVGHKERWTSGVHRYLYREGDLFITHSSEETRKLEDLDIPRDAILSSFLPIHPVPELRSREDARKELSLNQDRHLLFYGTLRPYKGLDCLSRAWALLPAEVRERTRLTIAGERWSGVENSLESLEKLGAVILDHYQSASSTGVLFSSADAIVLPYEEATGSGILMMAYYAGIPAIVSRLPSLMDYVEDGISAYTFHPGDPEDLARVLMAVLDKPRTSILDAGMVRMREKFSWTTWTQLLLNFLESKGMI; translated from the coding sequence ATGCCTCAAAAGGAAATGGTATTTGTGGCCCCCTTTCCTCCCCATGGCGGGGGGATCTCCTATTACAGCGCCACCGCTCTCCAACACCTCCAGGACCATCTTTCCATCTATCCGCTGGGATTTTCATCTGTCTTTCCGGGCAGGAAATTCAAGAGTCGGAACGAGGCTCCACCCTTTGAGATTCCCAGACCTCTGACCGGATATTTTCCATGGACATGGAGTCTTTCCTCCCTGCCGGATTCAATTCACCCCGGCGTGCTTCTCCTTCCTTCCTGGACAGTGTGGCTGGTTCCCTGTTTCCGGGCTGTGATGGCTTCCTTTTCCTACCGATGGCCCTCGGCCAGGAAGCTGATCTGGTGCCATAACGTTGTCGGGCATAAAGAGCGCTGGACATCCGGAGTCCATCGATATCTCTATCGGGAGGGTGATCTCTTTATCACGCATTCTTCGGAAGAGACACGAAAGCTGGAAGATCTGGATATTCCCCGGGATGCGATTCTCTCCTCCTTTCTTCCCATTCATCCCGTTCCAGAACTGAGGTCCCGTGAGGATGCCAGAAAAGAACTTTCTTTGAATCAGGATCGCCACCTGCTCTTCTATGGAACGCTGAGGCCCTACAAGGGCCTGGATTGTCTTTCGAGAGCCTGGGCTCTCCTGCCAGCCGAAGTGAGGGAGCGCACGCGATTGACCATTGCAGGGGAACGATGGTCCGGAGTGGAAAACTCCCTTGAATCCCTCGAAAAGCTGGGTGCGGTCATCCTGGATCATTATCAGTCAGCCTCCTCGACGGGGGTTCTTTTCAGTTCCGCCGATGCCATCGTTTTGCCTTATGAAGAGGCAACGGGAAGCGGAATTCTCATGATGGCCTATTATGCCGGGATCCCTGCCATCGTAAGCCGTCTACCCTCCCTGATGGATTATGTCGAGGATGGAATTTCGGCCTACACCTTTCATCCGGGAGATCCCGAAGATCTGGCCCGTGTCCTTATGGCCGTTCTGGATAAGCCCAGGACATCCATTCTGGATGCGGGTATGGTGCGGATGAGGGAGAAGTTTTCCTGGACCACGTGGACGCAATTGTTATTGAATTTTCTCGAGTCCAAGGGTATGATCTGA
- a CDS encoding phosphodiester glycosidase family protein, whose translation MTRTIFSLLIFQTLFLLALDPPEWKPIEAGMEIAQYMSPEVVFVRVNPDLFEFKLYSASIQGGCRTARNWAEDEGLSVVTNAGMYQEDGHTSVGFLKQGQHRVNAHWASTYNAVLVFSPTRAIDGKSVKILDRTCSDLTDIEQTYDVLVQNYRLIDCRGQNTWSPSEKQWSMALLAQDTEGNILFIFTRTPFSTHNFIQVLRRLPLQLNRGMYLEGGKEATLYVRAKDLVIEKVGAFGSSQESKPNMKAWPVPNLIGIKRR comes from the coding sequence ATGACCCGAACCATTTTCTCTCTTCTGATTTTTCAGACTCTATTCCTTCTCGCATTGGATCCTCCGGAATGGAAGCCGATCGAAGCGGGGATGGAAATTGCTCAGTACATGAGTCCAGAGGTTGTCTTCGTTCGAGTCAATCCCGATTTATTCGAGTTCAAACTCTATTCGGCTTCGATCCAGGGAGGCTGCAGGACTGCTCGAAACTGGGCAGAGGACGAAGGCCTTTCCGTTGTCACCAATGCGGGAATGTACCAGGAAGACGGACATACAAGTGTCGGATTTTTAAAGCAGGGGCAGCACAGGGTTAACGCTCACTGGGCCAGCACCTACAATGCGGTTCTTGTGTTTTCCCCCACCCGGGCCATCGACGGAAAGTCGGTTAAGATTCTGGATCGAACCTGCAGCGATCTGACAGATATTGAGCAGACATACGATGTCCTGGTGCAAAACTACCGCTTGATCGACTGCAGGGGTCAGAACACCTGGAGCCCGTCAGAAAAACAATGGAGCATGGCACTGCTCGCTCAGGATACAGAGGGGAACATACTCTTTATCTTTACGCGCACACCCTTTTCCACCCATAACTTTATTCAGGTACTTCGTCGATTACCCCTCCAGCTGAATCGCGGCATGTACCTGGAAGGCGGGAAGGAAGCGACCCTGTATGTAAGGGCGAAAGATCTCGTCATCGAAAAGGTGGGAGCTTTCGGCTCCAGCCAGGAATCAAAACCCAACATGAAGGCATGGCCGGTCCCGAACCTGATTGGAATTAAGAGAAGGTAA